A genomic segment from Nocardiopsis sp. Huas11 encodes:
- a CDS encoding DoxX family protein has translation MNLALWIVAGLLAAAYFFGGAGKLIMPKEKIAAFGPSARWVEDWSAGGVKAIGALEVLGGLGLVLPAVFGIAPVLVPLAALGLALVMVGAAITRIRRREFPLMAVDLVYLALNLFVVWGRLVAEPFTG, from the coding sequence ATGAACCTCGCTCTGTGGATCGTTGCCGGACTGCTGGCCGCCGCCTACTTCTTCGGTGGGGCCGGCAAGCTGATCATGCCGAAGGAGAAGATCGCCGCCTTCGGGCCCAGCGCCAGGTGGGTCGAGGACTGGAGCGCCGGGGGTGTGAAGGCCATCGGGGCCCTGGAGGTCCTGGGCGGGCTGGGCCTGGTGCTGCCCGCCGTGTTCGGCATCGCGCCGGTCTTGGTGCCGCTGGCCGCCCTGGGGCTGGCGTTGGTCATGGTGGGCGCGGCGATCACGCGGATCCGGCGCCGCGAGTTCCCGCTCATGGCCGTCGACCTGGTCTACCTGGCCCTGAACCTGTTCGTGGTGTGGGGCCGCTTGGTCGCCGAACCGTTCACCGGCTGA
- a CDS encoding ABC transporter ATP-binding protein, translating to MDGRVLGLSGVTVRRGDAHLLAGVDWSVAEGERWVILGPNGAGKTTLLNVAASQLFPTAGQVDILGERLGRVDVFELRPLIGYAGASVAGRIEPGTSVLDIVVSAAYGYLGRFREEYGNPDYGRARALLGHWGVAELADRMFHTLSEGERKRVLIARALMADPELLLLDEPAAGLDVGGREDLVRRLGNLARNENAPSLVIVSHHVEEIPEGFTHALLLREGGLVAAGPLDEVMTADVLSQTFGLPLKVERVGDRWSAQAV from the coding sequence ATGGACGGGCGGGTTCTGGGCCTGAGCGGGGTCACGGTACGGCGGGGTGACGCGCACCTGCTGGCCGGTGTGGACTGGTCGGTCGCCGAGGGGGAGCGGTGGGTGATCCTCGGCCCGAACGGCGCGGGCAAGACCACGCTCCTCAACGTGGCCGCCAGCCAGTTGTTCCCCACCGCCGGCCAGGTCGACATCCTGGGTGAGCGGCTGGGCCGGGTCGACGTGTTCGAGCTGCGTCCGCTGATCGGCTACGCCGGCGCGTCCGTGGCGGGGCGCATCGAGCCGGGCACGAGCGTGCTCGACATCGTGGTGAGCGCCGCCTACGGCTATCTCGGCCGCTTCCGCGAGGAGTACGGCAACCCGGACTACGGCCGCGCTCGCGCGCTGCTGGGCCACTGGGGCGTCGCCGAGCTCGCCGACCGGATGTTCCACACGCTCTCCGAGGGCGAGCGCAAGCGCGTGCTCATCGCGCGGGCGCTGATGGCCGACCCCGAGCTGCTGCTCCTGGACGAGCCGGCCGCGGGACTGGACGTGGGCGGGCGTGAGGACCTCGTGCGGCGGCTGGGCAACCTGGCGCGCAACGAGAACGCGCCCTCGCTGGTGATCGTCTCGCACCACGTCGAGGAGATCCCCGAGGGCTTCACGCACGCGCTCCTGCTGCGTGAGGGCGGTCTGGTCGCGGCCGGCCCCCTGGACGAGGTGATGACGGCGGACGTGCTGTCGCAGACGTTCGGGCTGCCGTTGAAGGTGGAGCGGGTCGGGGACCGCTGGTCGGCGCAGGCCGTCTGA
- a CDS encoding serine hydrolase: protein MIPPSPARRRAHLLLCLLAALGLSFAHAVPASAATASTPAPAVVDAVVEEYREATGLPGAAVVLTHGSEVVHARGYGTTPAGDPVTEHTPMAVASLSKSITALAVLQLAEDGELDLDDAVREHLPEFTMADSRADRITVRQLLDQTSGMSDTEFASYSRGRSTLTLRQAVADLRSARLAAEPGTRWEYHNPNAQVAARLVEVVGGRSFADHLRARVFSPLGMDDSTTIDTDLDLPPSAHGHVRVLGHAFPADEPPGFGNGSGGVISTAADLGAWLVAHDNGGRGPDGTRVLSEEGVRALHTPSEVSGSYALGWSLGETASGAPVVEHGGDLLTATAHQALLPDSGHGVAVLANTGSAGGAYSLAAALVELIDSGSAPSPPTGTAPLAVDAVLLALGAAAVPLAWRGVRRARGWALARAGRPWWDVSARLLPYAVPSLLMAGLHEVVGWLFRGRDVAWFQVPYLFTSFWIALLAVALACVAVGAARLVHLVAGRRRSRPARSAT, encoded by the coding sequence ATGATCCCGCCTTCGCCCGCCCGCCGCCGGGCGCACCTGCTCCTCTGCCTCCTGGCCGCCCTCGGGCTGTCCTTCGCGCACGCGGTCCCCGCCTCCGCCGCCACGGCGAGCACTCCGGCCCCCGCGGTCGTCGACGCCGTGGTCGAGGAGTACCGGGAGGCCACCGGTCTGCCCGGCGCGGCGGTGGTGCTGACCCACGGATCCGAGGTCGTGCACGCCCGGGGGTACGGGACGACCCCCGCGGGGGATCCCGTCACCGAGCACACGCCCATGGCCGTGGCCTCCCTCAGCAAGTCGATCACCGCGCTCGCGGTCCTCCAGCTGGCCGAGGACGGGGAACTCGACCTGGACGACGCTGTACGGGAACACCTGCCCGAGTTCACGATGGCCGACTCCCGTGCGGACCGGATCACCGTGCGCCAGTTGCTCGACCAGACCTCCGGCATGTCCGACACCGAGTTCGCCTCCTACAGCCGGGGCCGGAGCACCCTGACCCTGCGCCAGGCCGTGGCGGACCTGCGCAGCGCCCGCCTGGCCGCGGAGCCCGGGACGCGGTGGGAGTACCACAACCCCAACGCCCAGGTCGCCGCCCGCCTGGTCGAGGTGGTCGGCGGCCGGTCCTTCGCCGACCACCTGCGCGCGCGGGTCTTCTCCCCGCTGGGCATGGACGACAGCACCACCATCGACACGGACCTGGACCTGCCGCCCAGTGCGCACGGCCACGTCCGCGTGCTCGGGCACGCGTTCCCGGCCGACGAGCCGCCCGGGTTCGGCAACGGCTCGGGCGGGGTGATCAGCACCGCCGCCGACCTGGGCGCGTGGCTGGTCGCGCACGACAACGGCGGGCGGGGGCCCGACGGCACCCGCGTCCTGTCCGAGGAGGGCGTGCGCGCGCTGCACACCCCCTCCGAGGTCTCCGGCTCCTACGCCCTGGGCTGGTCGCTGGGGGAGACCGCCTCCGGAGCGCCGGTCGTCGAGCACGGAGGGGACCTGCTCACCGCCACGGCGCACCAGGCGCTGCTGCCCGACAGCGGGCACGGGGTGGCGGTCCTGGCCAACACCGGCTCCGCGGGTGGCGCCTACTCCCTGGCCGCGGCGCTCGTGGAACTGATCGACTCCGGTAGCGCGCCTTCCCCGCCGACGGGGACCGCGCCACTGGCCGTGGACGCCGTCCTGCTCGCCCTGGGGGCCGCCGCCGTGCCGCTCGCCTGGCGCGGTGTGCGGCGTGCGCGCGGCTGGGCCCTGGCGCGCGCGGGCCGCCCGTGGTGGGACGTGTCGGCCCGCCTGCTGCCCTACGCCGTGCCGTCGCTGCTCATGGCGGGCCTGCACGAGGTCGTCGGGTGGCTGTTCCGGGGCCGGGACGTGGCCTGGTTCCAGGTGCCCTATCTCTTCACGTCGTTCTGGATCGCGCTCCTGGCGGTGGCCCTGGCCTGTGTGGCGGTCGGTGCGGCCCGCCTGGTCCACCTCGTGGCCGGGCGCCGGAGGAGCCGCCCCGCTCGGTCGGCTACCTGA
- a CDS encoding DUF1707 domain-containing protein gives MQPEHIRASDADRDKVAERLREALAEGRLSPVEHEERLDGLYKAKTIGELSPLVADLPTGGFDYAAMERMSEAPSGMQILGSEARDLAGQSKGSENLVAVFGGAERKGRWLVEPRTNVSVLCGGVELDLREAVLSTREVTIQMAVILGGVNIIVPHGVRVINNTSAILGGADVHGTDQLTDPNAPVVRLTGTCMLGGIDIKAKGPRRKKGNKRDK, from the coding sequence ATGCAGCCCGAGCACATCCGAGCCTCCGACGCGGACCGGGACAAGGTGGCCGAGCGCCTGCGGGAGGCCTTGGCGGAAGGCCGTCTGTCGCCGGTGGAGCATGAGGAGCGACTGGACGGCCTGTACAAGGCCAAGACCATCGGCGAGCTGTCGCCCCTGGTCGCCGACCTGCCGACGGGCGGGTTCGACTACGCGGCGATGGAGCGGATGTCGGAGGCCCCCAGCGGCATGCAGATCCTCGGCAGCGAGGCCCGCGACCTCGCCGGCCAGAGCAAGGGGTCGGAGAACCTGGTCGCCGTCTTCGGCGGAGCCGAGCGCAAGGGGCGCTGGCTGGTCGAGCCGCGCACGAACGTGTCCGTGCTGTGCGGCGGCGTCGAACTGGACCTGCGCGAGGCGGTCCTGAGCACCCGCGAGGTCACCATCCAGATGGCCGTCATCCTCGGCGGCGTGAACATCATCGTGCCGCACGGCGTGCGGGTGATCAACAACACGTCGGCGATTCTCGGCGGAGCCGACGTGCACGGAACGGACCAGCTCACGGACCCGAACGCGCCGGTCGTGCGGCTGACGGGCACGTGCATGCTCGGCGGGATCGACATCAAGGCCAAGGGTCCGCGCCGCAAGAAGGGGAACAAGCGCGACAAGTGA
- the serB gene encoding phosphoserine phosphatase SerB produces the protein MNDDSTLLVTVTGRDRPGISARLLNTLSVFPVTIVDLEQVVLAGRLVLGTVIDVDERVAPGVSRHRVFDEVRNALDKIAIDLDMEVEYGRGNGRVSESGAGRLHVTVLADPLRPGALGALTSCVARAGANIDRIERLSSYPVTSVEMEISGGGSAGDAAQLRAELAMEASTQSVDVAVQPSGLHRRGKHLIVMDVDSTLIQGEVIELLAAHAGCEAEVAKVTEEAMRGELDFEESLRARVALLNGLDASAIDRVREEIQLTPGARTLVRTLKRLGYECGIVSGGFTQITDVLVERLGLDYSAANTLEIVDGKLTGGLIGPIIDRKGKATTLERFAEQAGVPLSQTVAIGDGANDLDMLQTAGLGVAFNAKPVVREQADTSVNVPYLDTIAFILGITREEIEAADLHAADTEN, from the coding sequence ATGAATGATGACTCCACGCTGTTGGTGACCGTGACGGGCCGCGACCGTCCTGGCATCAGCGCGCGCCTCCTGAACACGCTCTCCGTCTTCCCGGTGACCATCGTCGACCTGGAACAGGTCGTCCTCGCCGGTCGGCTGGTCCTGGGCACCGTGATCGACGTCGACGAACGGGTCGCTCCCGGCGTGAGCCGTCACCGGGTCTTCGACGAGGTCCGCAACGCGCTCGACAAGATCGCCATCGACCTCGACATGGAGGTCGAGTACGGGCGGGGCAACGGCCGGGTGAGCGAGTCCGGCGCCGGCCGCCTGCACGTCACCGTGCTCGCCGACCCCCTGCGCCCCGGCGCCCTGGGCGCCCTCACCTCCTGTGTGGCGCGCGCCGGCGCGAACATCGACCGGATCGAGCGCCTGTCCAGCTACCCGGTGACCTCCGTCGAGATGGAGATCTCCGGCGGCGGCTCGGCCGGCGACGCCGCCCAGCTCCGTGCCGAACTGGCGATGGAGGCCTCCACGCAGTCCGTGGACGTGGCCGTCCAGCCCAGCGGTCTGCACCGGCGCGGCAAGCACCTGATCGTCATGGACGTCGACTCCACGCTCATCCAGGGCGAGGTCATCGAGCTCCTGGCCGCCCACGCGGGCTGCGAGGCCGAGGTCGCGAAGGTGACCGAGGAGGCCATGCGCGGCGAACTCGACTTCGAGGAGTCCCTGAGGGCACGCGTCGCGCTGCTCAACGGCCTGGACGCCTCGGCGATCGATCGTGTGCGCGAGGAGATCCAGCTGACCCCGGGCGCCCGCACCCTGGTGCGCACGCTCAAGCGGCTGGGCTACGAGTGCGGCATCGTGAGCGGCGGATTCACGCAGATCACCGACGTGCTCGTGGAGCGGTTGGGGCTGGACTACTCCGCCGCCAACACGCTGGAGATCGTCGACGGCAAGCTGACCGGCGGTCTGATCGGCCCGATCATCGACCGCAAGGGCAAGGCCACGACCCTCGAACGATTCGCGGAGCAGGCAGGGGTCCCCCTGTCCCAGACCGTGGCCATCGGCGACGGCGCCAACGACCTCGACATGCTCCAGACCGCGGGGCTCGGTGTCGCGTTCAACGCCAAACCGGTCGTGCGGGAGCAGGCCGACACCTCGGTGAACGTGCCCTACCTGGACACCATCGCCTTCATCCTCGGCATCACCCGCGAGGAGATCGAGGCGGCCGACCTCCACGCCGCCGACACCGAGAACTGA
- a CDS encoding phosphotransferase family protein, which translates to MRGDHDAARAIAAAALRRDPGPMAVVESSSHHVYVGSDAVVKLIGAAGHSRLDREIALAGDLPAGLTAPLLSAGFHRSGTRDLRYACYARVPGAAPGMGLPGADGVMARSLARAAVGRLRRLHAWIPSDAAEQVLRRPLDHGGFTSRCALRAQVEELAALDRSGTVPRRLLDGLGAIAERAPLYAQARVPVHADCHWDNWLVRDRSVTALLDFEWARYGEPADDWFFLARFSGPHTEAVLDVIARMTGSAPETLRAQCEVREAAHLAADLRIALGDPDAHARMAADRLRALDELIVGRYWWRHTR; encoded by the coding sequence GTGCGAGGAGACCACGATGCCGCCCGTGCGATCGCCGCGGCGGCCCTGCGACGGGATCCCGGTCCCATGGCCGTCGTCGAGAGCAGTTCCCATCACGTCTACGTCGGCTCGGACGCCGTCGTGAAGCTCATCGGCGCCGCCGGTCACTCGCGACTGGACCGGGAGATCGCCTTGGCGGGCGACCTGCCCGCCGGCCTCACGGCCCCGCTGCTGTCAGCCGGGTTCCACCGGTCGGGGACGCGTGACCTCCGCTACGCCTGCTACGCCCGCGTGCCGGGGGCCGCCCCGGGTATGGGCTTGCCCGGAGCCGACGGCGTGATGGCGCGCTCCCTGGCGCGGGCGGCGGTCGGCCGGCTCCGTCGACTGCACGCGTGGATACCCTCGGACGCCGCCGAACAGGTGCTGAGGCGCCCACTGGACCACGGCGGCTTCACGAGCCGGTGCGCGCTCCGCGCCCAGGTCGAGGAACTGGCCGCCCTGGACCGGAGCGGAACCGTTCCCCGTCGTCTGCTCGATGGACTGGGGGCGATCGCCGAACGTGCGCCGCTGTACGCGCAGGCGCGCGTCCCGGTTCACGCCGACTGCCACTGGGACAACTGGCTCGTGCGGGATCGGAGCGTGACGGCCCTGCTGGACTTCGAGTGGGCCCGCTACGGCGAACCCGCCGACGACTGGTTCTTCCTGGCCCGGTTCAGCGGTCCCCACACGGAGGCCGTGCTCGACGTCATCGCGCGGATGACGGGGAGCGCGCCGGAGACCCTGCGGGCCCAGTGCGAGGTTCGCGAAGCGGCCCACCTGGCCGCGGACCTTCGCATCGCGCTCGGAGATCCCGACGCGCACGCGCGGATGGCCGCGGACAGGCTCCGCGCGCTCGACGAGCTCATCGTCGGTCGCTACTGGTGGCGCCACACCCGGTGA
- a CDS encoding histidine phosphatase family protein — MKRTLLLMRHAKADVGHGEEDFDRPLNDRGHLQAASVGRLLAEGGYVPDHVICSGARRTRQTLRGVLHELHLETAPEVDYTDEAYSAGPDDLLGMINRVDPEAGTVLVVGHNPTIAQLAAGFLGDDTLTRYAPATVAAIELEVDWLYAAPGTGTGKILG; from the coding sequence ATGAAGCGGACACTGCTGCTCATGCGGCACGCCAAGGCCGACGTCGGCCACGGCGAAGAGGACTTCGACCGTCCGCTCAACGACAGGGGCCATCTCCAGGCGGCGTCCGTCGGTCGGCTGCTCGCCGAGGGCGGGTACGTGCCCGACCACGTGATCTGCTCGGGCGCCAGGCGCACCAGGCAGACGCTCCGGGGTGTGCTCCACGAGTTGCACCTGGAGACGGCTCCCGAGGTCGACTACACCGACGAGGCCTACTCCGCGGGGCCGGACGACCTCCTGGGCATGATCAACCGCGTCGACCCCGAAGCGGGGACCGTCCTGGTGGTGGGGCACAACCCGACGATCGCCCAGCTGGCGGCCGGCTTCCTGGGCGACGACACTCTGACGCGCTACGCGCCGGCCACGGTCGCCGCCATCGAGCTGGAGGTCGATTGGCTCTACGCGGCCCCGGGCACGGGGACCGGCAAGATCCTCGGCTAG
- a CDS encoding sodium-translocating pyrophosphatase, with protein MSGLNLAAESGTALALEGSDFTLVIIVMVVALLALAVAGMLVREVLAAGQGTERMRNIAFAVQEGAAAYLKRQFRTLAVFVVVIPLLLLLLPADSMAIAIGRSVFFALGAVLSAATGFIGMWLAVRGNVRVAAAARGGDSAASHTAMRIAFRTGGVAGMITVGLGLFGAALVVILYRGDAPIVLEGFGFGAALLAMFMRVGGGIFTKAADVGADLVGKVEQGIPEDDPRNAATIADNVGDNVGDCAGMAADLFESYAVVLVASLILGRVAFGTEGLVFPLLVPMIGIITAMIGIFIVAPRPRDKSAMTAINRGFFISAAISAVLVVATSFWYLPGSFEELSGVSPQVLAEIEAAGNDPDPRVIAVAAVLIGLVLAAAIQLLTGYFTETDRRPVRDIGESSETGAATVILSGISVGLESAVYSALLIAGAVYAAFLLGGGSITLSLFAVALAGTGLLTTVGIIVAMDTFGPVSDNAQGIAEMSGDVEGPGAEILTSLDAVGNTTKAITKGIAIATAVLAATALFGAFRTSVQEQLGDAEAFSLSIDQPDVLVGVIIGASVVFFFSGLAIMAVGRAAGRVVLEVRNQFRTRPGIMDGTEKPEYARVVDICTKDSLRELVTPGLLAVLAPIAVGFALGYAPLGAFLGGAIAAGVLMAVFLSNSGGAWDNAKKLVEDGHHGGKGSAAHEATVIGDTVGDPFKDTAGPAINPLLKVMNLVALIVAPSVVIYADNVVLRLGVSAVAVGVLVAAVLWSKRRGAGTETELAEIDREVEPKDEPENGDADQGASGQESAVAGEGAADGGTQESDPDHKEEARAGDGKG; from the coding sequence TTGTCTGGGCTCAACCTCGCCGCGGAAAGCGGCACGGCCCTAGCACTGGAAGGCAGCGACTTCACACTCGTCATCATCGTCATGGTGGTGGCGCTCCTGGCCCTCGCCGTCGCGGGGATGCTGGTACGTGAGGTCCTCGCCGCAGGGCAGGGCACAGAGCGAATGCGCAACATCGCGTTCGCGGTACAGGAAGGCGCGGCGGCCTACCTGAAACGACAGTTCCGCACCCTCGCGGTCTTCGTCGTCGTCATCCCGCTCCTGCTCCTTCTGCTCCCCGCGGACTCCATGGCCATCGCCATCGGCCGGTCGGTGTTCTTCGCCCTCGGCGCGGTGCTGTCGGCGGCGACCGGGTTCATCGGGATGTGGCTGGCCGTCCGCGGCAACGTCAGGGTCGCGGCCGCCGCGCGCGGCGGAGACTCCGCGGCGAGCCACACCGCGATGCGGATCGCCTTCCGCACCGGTGGTGTGGCGGGCATGATCACCGTGGGGCTCGGCCTGTTCGGAGCGGCCCTCGTCGTCATCCTCTACCGCGGCGACGCGCCCATCGTGCTGGAGGGCTTCGGCTTCGGCGCCGCACTGCTGGCCATGTTCATGCGTGTGGGCGGCGGCATCTTCACCAAGGCCGCCGACGTCGGCGCCGACCTGGTCGGCAAGGTCGAGCAGGGCATCCCCGAGGACGACCCCCGCAACGCCGCCACCATCGCCGACAACGTCGGTGACAACGTGGGCGACTGCGCGGGCATGGCGGCGGACCTCTTCGAGTCCTACGCGGTCGTGCTGGTGGCCTCCCTCATCCTGGGCCGCGTGGCCTTCGGCACCGAGGGCCTGGTGTTCCCGCTCCTGGTCCCGATGATCGGCATCATCACCGCCATGATCGGCATCTTCATCGTCGCGCCCCGCCCGCGGGACAAGAGCGCGATGACCGCGATCAACCGCGGCTTCTTCATCTCCGCGGCCATCTCCGCCGTGCTCGTCGTCGCCACCTCCTTCTGGTACCTGCCCGGCAGCTTCGAGGAGCTGTCCGGTGTCAGCCCGCAGGTGCTGGCGGAGATCGAGGCGGCCGGCAACGACCCCGACCCGCGCGTCATCGCGGTGGCCGCCGTCCTCATCGGCCTCGTGCTCGCCGCCGCGATCCAGCTGCTCACCGGGTACTTCACCGAGACCGACCGGCGCCCCGTGCGGGACATCGGCGAGAGTTCGGAGACCGGCGCGGCGACCGTCATCCTCTCCGGTATCTCCGTGGGACTGGAGTCGGCCGTCTACTCCGCCCTGCTCATCGCGGGAGCCGTCTACGCGGCCTTCCTGCTGGGCGGCGGATCGATCACCCTGAGCCTGTTCGCCGTCGCCCTCGCCGGCACGGGCCTGCTCACCACGGTCGGCATCATCGTGGCCATGGACACCTTCGGTCCGGTCTCGGACAACGCGCAGGGCATCGCCGAGATGTCGGGCGACGTCGAGGGCCCGGGCGCGGAGATCCTCACCAGTCTGGACGCGGTCGGCAACACCACCAAGGCGATCACCAAGGGCATCGCGATCGCCACGGCCGTGCTGGCGGCCACCGCGCTGTTCGGGGCGTTCCGCACGTCGGTGCAGGAGCAGCTCGGCGACGCGGAGGCCTTCTCCCTGTCCATCGACCAGCCGGACGTGCTGGTCGGCGTGATCATCGGCGCCAGCGTCGTGTTCTTCTTCTCCGGCCTGGCCATCATGGCCGTGGGCCGCGCGGCCGGCCGGGTCGTGCTGGAGGTGCGCAACCAGTTCCGGACGCGTCCGGGGATCATGGACGGCACGGAGAAGCCGGAGTACGCGCGGGTCGTCGACATCTGCACGAAGGACTCGCTGCGCGAGCTGGTCACGCCCGGACTCCTCGCCGTGCTCGCGCCGATCGCGGTCGGCTTCGCCCTGGGCTACGCGCCGCTCGGCGCGTTCCTCGGCGGTGCCATCGCCGCCGGCGTGCTCATGGCAGTGTTCCTGTCCAACTCCGGCGGTGCCTGGGACAACGCCAAGAAGCTGGTCGAGGACGGTCACCACGGCGGCAAGGGGTCGGCGGCCCACGAGGCCACGGTGATCGGTGACACGGTCGGCGACCCGTTCAAGGACACCGCCGGGCCGGCCATCAACCCCCTGCTGAAGGTGATGAACCTGGTCGCGCTCATCGTCGCGCCCAGCGTGGTGATCTACGCGGACAACGTGGTCCTGCGGCTGGGCGTGAGCGCGGTCGCCGTGGGTGTGCTCGTCGCGGCCGTCCTGTGGTCCAAGCGCCGTGGGGCGGGGACGGAGACCGAACTCGCCGAGATCGACCGCGAGGTCGAGCCCAAGGACGAGCCCGAGAACGGGGACGCCGACCAGGGCGCCTCTGGTCAGGAGTCGGCGGTGGCCGGCGAGGGCGCCGCGGACGGGGGGACCCAGGAGTCCGACCCCGATCACAAGGAGGAGGCCCGCGCCGGAGACGGCAAGGGCTGA
- a CDS encoding DUF309 domain-containing protein, with translation MATASVTGGGSEQGEGRDRDMSGRAQNQRPRDRYGRPLPHGSQGEVERVPDDAEFTAEEGLEEAQRLLDSGYAFTAHEVLEAVWKSSPEPERELWRGLAQTAVGLTHAQRGNTVGAARLLRRGAERVEVFGPTAPHGVDVAGVAAFVRALADDLDAGRARPGDGIDPSGMRLRGA, from the coding sequence ATGGCGACGGCATCGGTGACCGGAGGCGGCTCCGAGCAGGGCGAGGGCCGGGACCGCGACATGTCCGGGCGCGCGCAGAACCAGCGCCCCCGGGACCGGTACGGCCGACCGCTGCCGCACGGCAGCCAGGGTGAGGTCGAGCGGGTGCCGGACGACGCCGAATTCACCGCGGAGGAGGGTCTGGAAGAGGCCCAGCGGCTGCTCGACTCGGGATACGCTTTCACCGCCCACGAAGTCCTCGAGGCCGTGTGGAAGTCCTCCCCCGAACCCGAGCGGGAACTGTGGCGGGGACTCGCCCAGACGGCCGTGGGCCTCACCCACGCCCAGCGCGGCAACACGGTGGGCGCGGCGCGCCTGCTGCGGCGCGGTGCGGAGCGCGTGGAGGTGTTCGGGCCGACGGCGCCGCACGGCGTCGACGTGGCGGGCGTGGCGGCCTTCGTCCGCGCGCTGGCCGACGACCTGGACGCCGGGCGGGCCCGTCCCGGTGACGGGATCGACCCGTCGGGGATGCGGTTGCGCGGCGCGTAG
- a CDS encoding alpha/beta fold hydrolase — MLDDSAAYVDGPWTHRVLSAAGTRFHVAEAGEGPLVLLLHGFPQFWWAWRSQIIALAAAGYRAAAVDLRGYGASDKPPRGYDLVTLAQDAAGLVRSLGEGEAVVVGHGLGGVVGWTMTAYHPRSVRALATMAAPHPARAARMVASGGPGVRHLLRAQVPILPEHRLLADGCVRVGDLIRQWSGPGWPDAEAEERYRRAFAIPKVSHCSLEYHRWIFRSRWRPDGARYAARMRTPVRVPVLQLHGALDQACPPEAARVARRLVVGPYRWRQVAGAGHFPHEERPEEVSGALVEWLADVDGTRSGH; from the coding sequence GTGTTGGACGACTCGGCCGCCTACGTCGACGGCCCCTGGACGCACCGCGTCCTCAGCGCCGCGGGAACGCGGTTCCACGTGGCCGAGGCCGGTGAGGGGCCGCTCGTGCTGCTGTTGCACGGATTCCCCCAGTTCTGGTGGGCCTGGCGGTCCCAGATCATCGCCCTCGCCGCCGCCGGGTACCGCGCGGCCGCCGTCGACCTGCGCGGATACGGGGCCAGCGACAAGCCCCCGCGCGGCTATGACCTGGTCACACTCGCCCAGGACGCCGCCGGGCTCGTCCGTTCCCTCGGTGAGGGCGAGGCCGTCGTGGTCGGACACGGACTGGGGGGCGTCGTCGGCTGGACCATGACGGCCTACCACCCGCGCAGCGTCCGCGCCCTCGCGACCATGGCCGCTCCGCACCCGGCACGCGCGGCGCGGATGGTGGCCTCCGGAGGCCCGGGCGTGCGCCACCTGCTCAGGGCACAGGTGCCGATCCTGCCCGAGCACCGGCTCCTGGCCGACGGCTGCGTGCGCGTCGGCGACCTGATCCGCCAGTGGAGCGGCCCCGGATGGCCCGACGCCGAGGCCGAGGAGCGCTACCGCCGGGCCTTCGCGATCCCGAAGGTCTCCCACTGCTCCCTGGAGTACCACCGCTGGATCTTCCGGTCCCGCTGGCGTCCCGACGGGGCCCGCTACGCCGCCCGCATGCGCACCCCCGTCCGGGTGCCCGTTCTGCAGCTGCACGGCGCGCTCGACCAGGCCTGTCCCCCCGAGGCCGCACGCGTCGCACGCCGCCTGGTCGTCGGGCCGTACCGTTGGAGGCAGGTGGCGGGTGCGGGGCACTTCCCGCACGAGGAACGCCCCGAAGAGGTCTCCGGCGCGCTCGTGGAGTGGTTGGCGGACGTGGACGGGACCCGAAGCGGACACTGA
- a CDS encoding phage holin family protein, producing the protein MVDKPGAGEPGATSGIDRSIGELVSDATDNLSRLVRLEIKLAKLEAKADAVKIGKGLGEFLAAGVILHLFMILLSVTIGLGLWEIFDLPLWGAFGIVTLFYLLIAAAFILTALINLRRRQGLARTAVTTTRLVEILRGGHRPPKGETSVDPAKTEQAPVSSDSV; encoded by the coding sequence ATGGTGGACAAGCCGGGTGCCGGTGAACCTGGCGCTACCAGCGGCATCGACCGTTCCATCGGTGAACTGGTCTCCGACGCCACTGACAACCTCTCGCGGCTGGTGCGCCTGGAGATCAAGCTCGCCAAGCTGGAGGCCAAGGCCGACGCCGTCAAGATCGGCAAGGGCCTCGGCGAGTTCCTCGCCGCGGGCGTGATCCTCCACCTCTTCATGATCCTGTTGTCGGTGACCATCGGGCTCGGGCTCTGGGAGATCTTCGACCTCCCGCTCTGGGGCGCGTTCGGTATCGTCACGCTGTTCTACCTGCTGATCGCCGCCGCCTTCATCCTGACCGCGCTGATCAACCTGCGCCGGCGCCAGGGCCTCGCCCGTACCGCCGTGACCACCACCCGGCTCGTGGAGATCCTGCGCGGTGGGCACCGTCCGCCCAAGGGCGAGACGTCCGTGGACCCGGCCAAGACGGAGCAGGCGCCCGTCTCCTCCGACTCCGTCTAG